One genomic window of Punica granatum isolate Tunisia-2019 chromosome 1, ASM765513v2, whole genome shotgun sequence includes the following:
- the LOC116197491 gene encoding uncharacterized protein LOC116197491 isoform X1: MFSGCIQKFPWQRQELPLAHYIPSPIPSLPAAKGPPMDSKRSSSPKAKSIDRASGQKDGFLVSCWGRLKLMKLIPWTKRKTSRPARMGATPAIQHRYSVKPATLIPASLDCKSIADSLSVVQPRPLAPGGFKYDALSYSQNFDEGSWQDQDLEAFQRGFSSRYAAPNLVRPPPPLPPPPLRSLIDE; the protein is encoded by the exons ATGTTCAGCGGTTGCATCCAAAAATTTCCCT GGCAAAGACAAGAGTTGCCATTGGCTCATTATATCCCCTCACCAATCCCTTCCCTTCCTGCAGCAAAGGGCCCTCCTATGGATTCCAAACGCAGCTCCTCCCCAAAAGCTAAAAGCATTGACAGGGCTTCTGGCCAAAAGGATGGGTTCCTCGTCTCGTGCTGGGGCCGGCTCAAGCTGATGAAGCTCATACCTTGGACTAAGAGAAAAACATCGAGACCCGCCAGGATGGGAGCCACTCCAGCCATCCAGCATCGGTACTCGGTTAAGCCAGCCACCTTGATACCAGCATCCCTCGACTGCAAGTCAATAGCGGACTCCCTCTCAGTTGTGCAGCCAAGGCCGCTGGCGCCTGGCGGGTTTAAGTACGATGCACTCAGCTACTCCCAGAACTTCGACGAGGGCAGCTGGCAGGACCAAGACCTTGAGGCCTTCCAGCGGGGGTTCTCTTCCCGTTATGCTGCTCCTAACCTGGTCcgacctcctcctcctcttcctcctcctcctctgagGTCACTGATCGATGAATAA
- the LOC116197491 gene encoding uncharacterized protein LOC116197491 isoform X3 — MDSKRSSSPKAKSIDRASGQKDGFLVSCWGRLKLMKLIPWTKRKTSRPARMGATPAIQHRYSVKPATLIPASLDCKSIADSLSVVQPRPLAPGGFKYDALSYSQNFDEGSWQDQDLEAFQRGFSSRYAAPNLVRPPPPLPPPPLRSLIDE, encoded by the coding sequence ATGGATTCCAAACGCAGCTCCTCCCCAAAAGCTAAAAGCATTGACAGGGCTTCTGGCCAAAAGGATGGGTTCCTCGTCTCGTGCTGGGGCCGGCTCAAGCTGATGAAGCTCATACCTTGGACTAAGAGAAAAACATCGAGACCCGCCAGGATGGGAGCCACTCCAGCCATCCAGCATCGGTACTCGGTTAAGCCAGCCACCTTGATACCAGCATCCCTCGACTGCAAGTCAATAGCGGACTCCCTCTCAGTTGTGCAGCCAAGGCCGCTGGCGCCTGGCGGGTTTAAGTACGATGCACTCAGCTACTCCCAGAACTTCGACGAGGGCAGCTGGCAGGACCAAGACCTTGAGGCCTTCCAGCGGGGGTTCTCTTCCCGTTATGCTGCTCCTAACCTGGTCcgacctcctcctcctcttcctcctcctcctctgagGTCACTGATCGATGAATAA
- the LOC116197491 gene encoding uncharacterized protein LOC116197491 isoform X2 encodes MFSGCIQKFPSKGPPMDSKRSSSPKAKSIDRASGQKDGFLVSCWGRLKLMKLIPWTKRKTSRPARMGATPAIQHRYSVKPATLIPASLDCKSIADSLSVVQPRPLAPGGFKYDALSYSQNFDEGSWQDQDLEAFQRGFSSRYAAPNLVRPPPPLPPPPLRSLIDE; translated from the exons ATGTTCAGCGGTTGCATCCAAAAATTTCCCT CAAAGGGCCCTCCTATGGATTCCAAACGCAGCTCCTCCCCAAAAGCTAAAAGCATTGACAGGGCTTCTGGCCAAAAGGATGGGTTCCTCGTCTCGTGCTGGGGCCGGCTCAAGCTGATGAAGCTCATACCTTGGACTAAGAGAAAAACATCGAGACCCGCCAGGATGGGAGCCACTCCAGCCATCCAGCATCGGTACTCGGTTAAGCCAGCCACCTTGATACCAGCATCCCTCGACTGCAAGTCAATAGCGGACTCCCTCTCAGTTGTGCAGCCAAGGCCGCTGGCGCCTGGCGGGTTTAAGTACGATGCACTCAGCTACTCCCAGAACTTCGACGAGGGCAGCTGGCAGGACCAAGACCTTGAGGCCTTCCAGCGGGGGTTCTCTTCCCGTTATGCTGCTCCTAACCTGGTCcgacctcctcctcctcttcctcctcctcctctgagGTCACTGATCGATGAATAA